Proteins encoded within one genomic window of Pithys albifrons albifrons isolate INPA30051 chromosome 9, PitAlb_v1, whole genome shotgun sequence:
- the DNAJC12 gene encoding dnaJ homolog subfamily C member 12, producing the protein MDAILSCKPEDLEDYYNLLGCDELSTVEQILAEYKIKALECHPDKHPGNPKAVESFQRLQQAKEVLTDAESRARYDCWRRSGVGIPFQQWQALGSSVRTSMHWAAQSKKDQMLEAPDFNNSNTTNEVCTQQMENDQDGLLEGNREQEDVAIPDVNPECSKNPDSPRFSEGNYWHLRFRWSGDAPSDLLRKFRNYEI; encoded by the exons ATGGATGCGATCCTGAGCTGCAAACCGGAGGACTTGGAGGATTACTACAACTTGCTGGGATGCGACGAGCTGTCGACG GTTGAACAAATTCTTGCAGAATATAAGATTAAAGCCCTTGAATGTCATCCTGACAAGCATCCTGGAAACCCCAAAGCAG TGGAGAGCttccagaggctgcagcaggcCAAGGAGGTGCTCACCGACGCCGAGAGCCGCGCGCGCTACGACTGCTGGCGCCGCAGCGGGGTCGGCATCCCCTTCCAGCAGTGGCAGGCCCTGGGCAGCAGCGTGAGGACG TCAATGCACTGGGCTGCCCAAAGTAAGAAGGACCAAATGCTGGAAGCTCCTGACTTCAATAACAGCAACACAACTAACGAGGTTTGCACCCAACAAATGGAAAATGATCAAGATGGATTGTTGGAAGGGAACAGGGAGCAAGAAGATGTTGCAATTCCTGATGTGAACCCAGAGTGTTCAAAGAATCCAGACTCCCCAA gATTTTCAGAGGGGAATTACTGGCACTTGCGGTTCCGCTGGTCAGGTGATGCTCCATCAGACCTGCTGAGGAAATTCAGAAACTATGAGATCTGA